Within the Bradyrhizobium cosmicum genome, the region ATGCAGCCGAGCTCGACGCCTGATCCGCATCTGCTCGGCGACTTCATGGTGTCCGCCGAGCACACGCTGGCCGAGCTCGCCGAGATCTACGGCGTGAAGGTAAGCGATGACGAAAGCAAGCTGACCCTGGCCGACTATTTCGACGTCCATCTCGACCGCGCGCCGAAAGAGGGCGCTGAGCTGGCGCTGGGCGAGATCGTCCTGGTCGCACGCAGCATCTCCGGCGGCCGCGTCAGCGTCGTCGGTCTGCGTCTGCCCGAGGACGAGGAAACGCCTGCGCCGCTGACGCGAAGGCAGGAGCTGCGGAGGAAGCTTGCGGACCTGTGGACGTCGGTCGCGGGGGTTTAGGTGCCGCGCAACCCGCATTGAGTTTGGCGGGATGGGCCACGGGCCTTTCTCACGGCAGCACCTTCACCCCGCCGAACGACGTCACGCGGCCCTGCTTCAGCATCACGATCTGCGTCGCGAGCTGGCGCAGCTCGGCGACGTCGTGGCTGACATAGACCATCGGGATGTTGGCCTCGTCGCGCAGCCGCACCAGATAGGGCAGGATCTCGAGCTTGCGGGCCTCGTCGAGCGCGCCGAGCGGCTCGTCGAGCAGCAGCAGGCGCGGCTTTGACAGCAGCGCGCGGCCGAGCGCGACGCGCTGGCGCTCGCCCCCGGAGAGTTTTCCGGGGCGGCGATCGAGCAGGGCGCCGATGTCGAGCAGGTCGATGATGCGCTTGTGCTGGGCCGGATCGGGCGCGAGGCCGTTCATCCGCCGTCCATAGTCGAGATTCTGCGCGACGTTGAGATGCGGAAACAGCCGCGCATCCTGGAACACATAGCCGATGCGGCGGCGATAAGTGGGCACATGGATGCCGGCCGCGGTGTCGTCGACGGTCTCGCCGTCGATCACGATGGTGCCACGATCGGGCCGCAGCAGCCCGGCGATCATGTTGACCAGCGAACTCTTGCCCGCGCCCGACGCGCCGAACAGGCCGATGACGCGGCCTTCGCTGGTGAAGGATGCGGAGAGCGAGAATTCGCCAAGCTGTTTTTCGACGTCGACCCGCAGCATGATCAGTTCCCGTGCAGGCGCTGCGTCGCGCGGCGGGCGAACCATTCGGCGGCGATCAATGCGCCCAGCGCCAGGACGATCGAGACGATCACGAGCCGGCCCGCTGCCGTGTCACCGTCCGGCGTCTGGATCAGCGAATAGATCGCGGACGAAATCGTCTGGGTTTCGCCGGGAATGTTCGAGACGAATGTGATGGTCGCGCCGAACTCGCCGATCGCCTTGGCAAAGCCGAGCACCATGCCGGCGAGCACGCCCGGCAGCGCCAGCGGCAGCGTCACCGTGAAGAACACCTTCCACGGTGCTGCGCCCAGCGTCTCGGCTGCCTGCTCGAGCCGGCGGTCGATCGCCTCGATCGAGAGCCGCATCGGGCGCACCAGCAGCGGAAACGACATCACGCCGCAGGCGAGCGCTGCACCGGTCCATCGGAAGGAGAAGACGATGCCGAGATAGTCGGCGAGGAAGCCGCCGACGAGGCCCTTGCGGCCGAAGGTGAGGAGCAG harbors:
- the modC gene encoding molybdenum ABC transporter ATP-binding protein, translating into MLRVDVEKQLGEFSLSASFTSEGRVIGLFGASGAGKSSLVNMIAGLLRPDRGTIVIDGETVDDTAAGIHVPTYRRRIGYVFQDARLFPHLNVAQNLDYGRRMNGLAPDPAQHKRIIDLLDIGALLDRRPGKLSGGERQRVALGRALLSKPRLLLLDEPLGALDEARKLEILPYLVRLRDEANIPMVYVSHDVAELRQLATQIVMLKQGRVTSFGGVKVLP
- the modB gene encoding molybdate ABC transporter permease subunit produces the protein MLDISPAEWTAILLSLRVAVIATLVATPFGIALAWLLARRDFWGKSFLDAVVHLPLVLPPVVTGYLLLLTFGRKGLVGGFLADYLGIVFSFRWTGAALACGVMSFPLLVRPMRLSIEAIDRRLEQAAETLGAAPWKVFFTVTLPLALPGVLAGMVLGFAKAIGEFGATITFVSNIPGETQTISSAIYSLIQTPDGDTAAGRLVIVSIVLALGALIAAEWFARRATQRLHGN